One genomic window of Methanosarcina acetivorans C2A includes the following:
- a CDS encoding LeuA family protein, whose protein sequence is MKADIKVSIVDQTINEVVRLGVNNPADVRFMLSVLKKYSFDAADVSLNNLEKNMVEFEADEFSESMRCRVKCSGQEIFRAKKLGFSKIVINTSLNPLTPIQDMLEPVLQMACSNDQEIYLSIDNALEFSIRDVETIYPLIPKYGIKRLILGDRSGKADPFTTYDKLGFLGNTIQCPVEYVGYNDYGTATANTLSALRAGIEYVATAVSGIGIPGVAAMEEVLMAARHLWKNELVPDGYSIAADCENILYRAGIMLPGEKAIIGKNVFAHESGIHVDGVLKNPNLYEAIKPEEVGLRRLLVIGKHSGTASLVQKLRHLGLSLSPEKAAALLEKVRNTAILQKKPLTDLQLKTLYDLQMESVKDPNIHLSGKGEMPCD, encoded by the coding sequence TTGAAAGCAGACATTAAGGTTTCGATTGTGGACCAGACAATCAATGAGGTCGTACGCCTGGGGGTTAATAATCCTGCCGATGTAAGGTTTATGCTGTCAGTTCTGAAAAAGTACTCATTCGATGCGGCAGATGTCTCATTGAATAATTTAGAAAAAAATATGGTCGAATTTGAGGCTGATGAATTTTCGGAAAGTATGAGATGCAGAGTAAAGTGTTCCGGACAGGAGATATTCAGGGCGAAAAAGCTCGGTTTTTCCAAAATAGTAATAAACACTTCTCTCAACCCCCTCACCCCCATACAGGATATGCTTGAACCTGTATTGCAAATGGCCTGTAGCAACGACCAGGAAATTTATTTGAGCATTGATAATGCTCTGGAATTCTCAATAAGGGACGTAGAAACAATATATCCCCTTATTCCCAAATACGGGATAAAAAGGTTAATACTGGGCGATAGAAGCGGGAAAGCGGACCCTTTCACCACCTATGATAAACTTGGCTTTTTAGGGAATACAATTCAATGTCCTGTTGAATATGTGGGGTACAACGATTACGGGACTGCTACAGCCAACACGCTTTCAGCGTTAAGAGCAGGCATTGAATACGTCGCAACGGCTGTCAGCGGAATCGGAATTCCAGGAGTGGCGGCCATGGAAGAAGTTTTGATGGCAGCAAGGCATTTGTGGAAAAATGAACTGGTGCCCGATGGATATAGCATTGCAGCAGATTGTGAGAATATTTTATACAGGGCTGGTATTATGTTGCCCGGAGAAAAGGCCATCATAGGAAAAAATGTATTTGCGCATGAATCCGGGATTCACGTTGACGGTGTTCTTAAAAATCCTAATTTATACGAAGCGATTAAGCCGGAGGAGGTGGGCCTGCGGAGGCTTTTAGTAATTGGAAAACACTCGGGGACAGCATCGTTAGTGCAGAAGCTCCGGCATCTGGGTTTATCATTGAGTCCCGAGAAAGCGGCTGCATTGCTCGAGAAAGTAAGAAATACTGCGATCCTGCAAAAAAAACCGTTAACGGATTTGCAGCTTAAAACTCTTTACGATTTGCAGATGGAATCGGTAAAAGACCCGAATATTCATTTATCAGGCAAAGGAGAAATGCCCTGTGACTGA